A stretch of the Massilia varians genome encodes the following:
- a CDS encoding efflux RND transporter periplasmic adaptor subunit, with protein sequence MKFNIDRRNILSTAIVLVLGAVLALTIVFWKKEAREPAEASAGKPTTARSSHADVQPGLVEMTPEQAQRAGITMASAGPASIEASVALPGEVRFNDDRTAHIVPRVAGVVEAVSATLGQEVDKGQQLAIIASPELAELRGQAHAAAARLGLARSNFERERTLWEQRISAEQDYLQARQAYAEARIDAQSARSRLAALGAGPEAGAVNRYVLRAPFKGVVVEKHLSPGEAVKEDANAFLISDLSSVWVEMAVTARDLDRVRVGQAVSIRPVGGNAAVAGKVSYVGNLLGEQTRSATARVVIDNPERAWRPGLFVNVALVHGKTEAPVAVLASALQEIEGRQVVFLKAPNGFRAQPVRAGASDGRHVAITDGLSAGSQYVAAGSFVLKAEQAKGSAGHGH encoded by the coding sequence ATGAAGTTCAATATTGACCGCAGAAACATCCTTTCCACCGCAATCGTGCTGGTGCTCGGCGCAGTCCTTGCGCTCACCATTGTCTTCTGGAAGAAGGAAGCGCGCGAACCTGCCGAAGCATCGGCCGGAAAGCCAACGACGGCCAGAAGCAGCCACGCCGACGTCCAGCCGGGCCTGGTCGAGATGACGCCCGAACAGGCGCAGCGCGCCGGCATCACGATGGCGAGCGCGGGTCCCGCCAGTATCGAAGCCAGTGTGGCGCTGCCTGGCGAGGTGCGCTTCAACGACGACCGTACCGCCCATATCGTCCCGCGTGTCGCCGGTGTCGTCGAAGCCGTGTCCGCGACGCTCGGCCAGGAAGTCGACAAAGGCCAGCAGCTTGCCATCATCGCCAGTCCGGAACTGGCCGAGCTGCGCGGCCAGGCACACGCCGCGGCAGCGCGCCTGGGGCTGGCGCGGTCGAACTTCGAGCGCGAGAGAACACTGTGGGAGCAGCGCATCTCCGCCGAGCAGGACTACCTGCAGGCCCGTCAAGCCTACGCCGAAGCCCGGATCGACGCGCAGTCGGCCCGCTCCAGGCTGGCCGCGCTCGGCGCCGGACCCGAGGCTGGCGCAGTCAATCGCTACGTGCTGCGCGCCCCATTCAAGGGCGTTGTGGTCGAGAAACACCTGTCCCCGGGCGAGGCGGTCAAGGAGGATGCGAACGCCTTCCTGATCTCGGACCTGTCCTCGGTCTGGGTGGAGATGGCCGTCACCGCCAGGGACCTCGACCGGGTCCGTGTCGGGCAAGCGGTCAGCATCCGTCCCGTGGGTGGGAATGCCGCCGTTGCTGGCAAGGTCAGCTACGTCGGCAACCTGCTGGGCGAGCAGACCCGCAGTGCCACTGCGCGCGTCGTGATCGACAACCCGGAGCGCGCCTGGCGTCCGGGACTGTTCGTCAACGTCGCGCTGGTGCACGGCAAGACCGAGGCGCCGGTGGCGGTGCTGGCCAGCGCGCTGCAGGAGATCGAAGGCAGGCAGGTGGTGTTCCTCAAAGCGCCGAACGGCTTCAGGGCACAGCCGGTGCGCGCCGGGGCCAGCGACGGTCGGCATGTCGCCATCACCGACGGCTTGAGCGCAGGCAGCCAGTATGTGGCGGCAGGCAGCTTCGTGCTGAAGGCCGAACAGGCCAAGGGCAGCGCCGGGCACGGCCACTGA
- a CDS encoding CusA/CzcA family heavy metal efflux RND transporter: MFERIIRFAIERRWLVMLAVFAMAAVGIYHYQKLPIDAVPDITNVQVQVNTPAPGFSPLEVEQRVTFPIENGMAGLPGLQQTRSLSRYGLSQVTVVFKDGTDLHFARQLVNQRIQEAREQLPAGVAPAMGPISTGLGEIYLWTVETEPGAAKPDGTPYTPPDLREIQDWIIKPQLRQVSGVTEINTIGGFAKQYQIAPDPARLSSYGLALADVVAAIERNNANVGAGYIERSGEQLLIRAPGQVRSLDDLRNTIVGTAAGVAVRVRDVATVELGRELRTGAATENGQEVVLGTVFMLIGENSRAVAQAVSAKMVEVNRTLPAGVKAIPVYDRTVLVEKAIETVRNNLLEGAILVILVLFLFLGNIRAAIITALVIPLAMLFTFTGMASYRVSANLMSLGALDFGIIVDGAVVIVENCVRRLAHAQELRRRELTLDERFHEVFAAAKEARRPLLFGQLIIMVVYLPIFALSGVEGKMFHPMAFAVVAALLGAMLLSISFIPAAVALFIGKRVAEKEKRIMGAARRVYAPLLDKVFGNAAPVIAGAVVLVMLAGLLATRLGSEFIPSLNEGDLALQSIRIPGTSLSQSVRMQKELEAGLKAKFPEIDRIFSRTGTAEIASDPMPPNMSDSYIMLKPESGWPAPKRSRAELIAAIEAEANQYAGNAYEFSQPIQLRFNELISGVRSDLAVKVYGDDMDVLETTGQAIARVLGGIPGAEEVMVEQAGGLPLLSVNIDREKTARFGLNIANVQETVAIATGGRDAGTMFEGDRRLDIVVRLPEHLRTDLEALRQLPIALPATAGRVTGYIPLGELASLELASGPNQISRENGKRRIVVSANVRGRDIGGFVDEAAAAIDAQVKVPPGYWTAWGGSFEQLQSATKRLQLVVPLALFIVLTLLFMMFNNIKDGLLVFTGIPFALTGGVAALAMRGIPLSISAAVGFIALSGVAVLNGLVLIASIRSLREEGMGLDQALRQGALTRLRPVLMTALVASLGFAPMAVATGTGAEVQRPLATVVIGGILSSTALTLLVLPLLYRLAHRKEELDTLGPTGQALVH, encoded by the coding sequence ATGTTCGAAAGAATCATTCGTTTTGCCATCGAGCGCCGATGGCTCGTCATGCTCGCCGTGTTCGCCATGGCCGCGGTGGGCATCTATCACTACCAGAAGCTGCCGATCGATGCCGTCCCGGACATCACGAACGTGCAGGTGCAGGTCAACACCCCGGCCCCCGGCTTTTCGCCGCTCGAAGTGGAGCAACGCGTCACCTTCCCGATCGAAAATGGGATGGCCGGGCTGCCGGGACTGCAGCAAACCCGCTCGCTGTCGCGCTACGGCCTGTCGCAGGTGACCGTCGTCTTCAAGGATGGCACCGATCTCCATTTCGCCCGCCAACTGGTCAACCAGCGGATCCAGGAAGCACGGGAACAACTGCCTGCGGGTGTGGCGCCGGCCATGGGTCCGATCTCGACCGGCCTGGGAGAGATCTACCTGTGGACGGTCGAGACCGAGCCGGGCGCCGCCAAGCCGGACGGGACACCCTACACTCCCCCCGACCTGCGCGAGATCCAGGACTGGATCATCAAGCCGCAGCTGCGCCAGGTGTCCGGCGTCACCGAGATCAACACGATCGGCGGCTTTGCCAAGCAGTACCAGATCGCGCCCGATCCCGCCAGGCTCAGCTCCTATGGCCTGGCGCTGGCGGACGTCGTAGCGGCCATCGAACGCAACAACGCGAACGTCGGCGCCGGCTATATCGAGCGCAGCGGCGAACAACTCCTGATCCGGGCGCCGGGCCAGGTGCGCAGCCTCGACGACCTGCGCAACACGATCGTCGGCACGGCCGCAGGCGTGGCGGTCCGGGTGCGCGACGTCGCCACGGTCGAGCTCGGCCGCGAACTGCGGACCGGCGCCGCGACCGAGAATGGGCAGGAGGTGGTGCTCGGCACCGTGTTCATGCTGATCGGCGAAAACAGCCGCGCCGTCGCCCAGGCGGTGTCGGCGAAGATGGTCGAGGTCAATCGTACGCTGCCGGCCGGCGTCAAGGCGATTCCCGTCTACGACCGCACGGTGCTGGTCGAAAAGGCGATCGAGACGGTCAGGAACAACCTGCTCGAGGGGGCGATCCTGGTGATCCTCGTCCTGTTTCTGTTCCTGGGTAATATCCGTGCCGCCATCATCACCGCGCTCGTCATCCCCCTGGCGATGCTGTTTACCTTCACGGGCATGGCGAGTTATCGCGTCAGTGCCAACCTGATGAGCCTGGGGGCGCTGGACTTCGGCATCATCGTCGATGGTGCCGTCGTGATCGTCGAGAACTGCGTGCGCCGCCTCGCGCACGCACAGGAACTGCGCCGGCGTGAACTGACCCTGGACGAGCGCTTCCATGAAGTGTTCGCGGCGGCAAAGGAAGCGCGCCGCCCCCTGCTGTTTGGCCAATTGATCATCATGGTGGTGTACCTGCCGATCTTCGCCCTCTCCGGCGTCGAAGGCAAGATGTTCCATCCGATGGCGTTCGCGGTCGTGGCCGCCCTGCTTGGCGCGATGCTGCTGTCGATTAGCTTCATTCCGGCGGCGGTGGCCCTGTTCATCGGCAAGCGCGTGGCGGAAAAGGAAAAACGGATCATGGGCGCCGCACGCCGCGTCTACGCGCCCCTGCTCGACAAGGTATTCGGCAATGCGGCTCCCGTCATCGCCGGCGCCGTGGTCCTGGTCATGCTGGCCGGCCTGCTGGCGACCCGCTTGGGGAGCGAGTTCATCCCGAGCCTAAACGAGGGAGACCTGGCGCTGCAGTCGATACGCATCCCCGGAACCAGCCTGAGCCAGTCGGTGCGAATGCAGAAGGAGCTGGAAGCGGGCTTGAAGGCAAAATTCCCGGAAATCGACCGGATCTTCTCCAGGACCGGCACGGCGGAGATCGCCTCCGATCCGATGCCGCCCAACATGTCGGACAGCTACATCATGCTCAAGCCCGAATCCGGCTGGCCGGCGCCGAAACGCAGCCGCGCCGAGCTGATCGCGGCGATCGAAGCCGAAGCAAACCAGTACGCCGGCAATGCCTATGAGTTCTCGCAGCCGATCCAGCTGCGCTTCAACGAGCTGATTTCCGGCGTGAGGAGCGACCTTGCCGTCAAGGTGTATGGCGACGATATGGACGTGCTGGAGACCACTGGCCAGGCGATTGCCCGCGTGCTGGGAGGGATTCCGGGCGCCGAAGAAGTCATGGTCGAACAGGCTGGCGGCCTGCCGCTACTGAGCGTGAACATCGACCGCGAGAAGACGGCGCGCTTCGGCCTGAACATCGCCAACGTCCAGGAAACCGTGGCCATCGCCACTGGCGGGCGCGACGCCGGCACCATGTTCGAAGGCGACCGCCGCCTCGACATCGTGGTGCGGCTGCCGGAACACCTGCGTACTGACCTGGAGGCGCTGCGGCAGCTTCCGATTGCGCTTCCCGCCACCGCCGGCCGCGTCACCGGCTACATCCCCCTGGGCGAGCTGGCCAGCCTCGAACTGGCGTCCGGCCCGAACCAGATCAGCCGCGAGAACGGCAAGCGGCGCATCGTGGTGAGCGCCAATGTGCGCGGCCGCGACATCGGCGGCTTCGTCGACGAAGCCGCGGCCGCGATCGACGCACAGGTGAAGGTCCCGCCCGGTTACTGGACGGCCTGGGGCGGCAGCTTCGAACAACTGCAGTCGGCGACCAAACGGCTGCAGCTGGTCGTCCCGCTTGCCCTGTTCATCGTGCTCACCCTGCTGTTCATGATGTTCAATAACATCAAGGACGGGCTGCTGGTCTTCACCGGCATTCCGTTCGCCCTGACCGGTGGCGTCGCCGCGCTGGCCATGCGCGGGATTCCGCTATCGATCTCCGCCGCGGTCGGCTTCATCGCGCTGTCCGGGGTGGCGGTGCTCAACGGCCTGGTGCTGATCGCCAGCATCCGCAGCTTGCGCGAGGAAGGCATGGGGCTCGACCAGGCGCTGCGGCAAGGGGCACTGACGCGCTTGCGCCCGGTCCTGATGACGGCACTGGTGGCCTCGCTCGGCTTTGCCCCGATGGCGGTCGCCACCGGCACCGGAGCGGAAGTGCAGCGCCCCCTGGCCACGGTCGTGATCGGCGGCATCCTGTCCTCGACCGCCCTCACCCTGCTGGTGCTCCCGCTCCTGTATCGCCTCGCGCACCGCAAGGAGGAGCTGGACACGCTAGGGCCCACCGGGCAGGCGCTCGTCCACTGA
- the fdx gene encoding ISC system 2Fe-2S type ferredoxin yields MPRLTVLPHPECAPGGAVIDAASGTSICDVLLEHGVEIQHACGKVGACTTCHVVVREGFASLNEASEAEEDMLDRAWGVEQHSRLSCQAIVADTELSVEIPRYSLNHAKEKL; encoded by the coding sequence ATGCCTAGGCTGACCGTCCTTCCCCATCCGGAATGCGCACCCGGCGGCGCCGTGATCGACGCCGCCAGCGGGACCAGCATTTGCGACGTTCTGCTCGAGCACGGGGTGGAGATCCAGCACGCGTGCGGCAAGGTCGGCGCCTGCACGACCTGCCATGTCGTGGTGCGCGAGGGCTTCGCCTCGCTGAACGAAGCAAGCGAAGCCGAGGAAGACATGCTGGACCGCGCCTGGGGTGTCGAACAGCACTCGCGCCTGTCCTGCCAGGCCATCGTCGCCGATACCGAGCTGAGCGTCGAGATTCCGCGCTATTCGCTCAATCACGCCAAGGAAAAGCTGTAG
- a CDS encoding PRC-barrel domain-containing protein → MKRMLAVLAMSAVPLWVGAASAQAPAQSGAQAPAAPVAGRAPLGVTVIEMETIVVGWSAQRDLLGKTVVNDKNERIGKIDDLIISPSKGNAPAAPFAIVGVGGFLGMGKHDVAIPMAQFKVQNKQLSLPGATKEALKALPAFVYQKR, encoded by the coding sequence ATGAAACGCATGCTTGCAGTTTTGGCGATGTCGGCCGTACCCCTCTGGGTCGGCGCAGCATCGGCACAGGCGCCGGCGCAGTCCGGCGCGCAGGCCCCCGCCGCGCCGGTCGCCGGCAGGGCGCCACTCGGCGTCACCGTGATCGAGATGGAAACGATTGTCGTCGGCTGGAGCGCCCAGCGAGACCTGCTCGGCAAGACGGTGGTCAACGACAAGAACGAAAGGATCGGCAAGATCGACGACCTGATCATTTCTCCAAGCAAGGGAAACGCGCCTGCGGCCCCGTTTGCGATTGTCGGCGTGGGTGGCTTCCTGGGCATGGGCAAACATGACGTTGCCATCCCGATGGCACAGTTCAAGGTCCAGAATAAGCAGTTGAGCTTGCCTGGCGCAACGAAGGAGGCGCTGAAGGCCTTGCCAGCGTTTGTGTACCAGAAAAGATAA
- a CDS encoding site-specific integrase, whose product MSKLSSWDDNPVKAFEAFVVSLDFADTAKRLPADGKLKTVSKQSVTIYTYMFRNFCNWMTEQGKRFSTVDQADLRRFIDRADEDGRIINSKIAHRYLRLLERCYQHLEAEPNPAREAILATRPADYLRDEPTRALSDEQLRRFFDALPSTPVRVRRVTPFDGWKRRRDRAMQLTIALAGLRVAETIGLLLGEVGQQADLDGAIELTITPRQKHETSHEHVALLPREGAAELQAWLKERAAMGIPGEFVFPANVEGRKMIKKTVYMQVRATFERAGIDLSRAGGRTLRNTFAQRKLAEGATPDELKDTLGLALERSAADYQYARVKPDPGQ is encoded by the coding sequence ATGTCCAAGCTCTCATCCTGGGACGACAATCCCGTCAAGGCCTTCGAAGCCTTCGTCGTCAGCCTCGACTTCGCCGACACCGCCAAGCGTCTGCCGGCCGACGGCAAGCTCAAAACGGTGTCGAAGCAGTCCGTCACGATTTACACCTACATGTTTCGCAACTTCTGCAACTGGATGACGGAACAAGGGAAACGTTTCTCCACGGTCGACCAGGCCGATCTCAGGCGCTTCATCGACCGCGCCGACGAAGACGGGCGCATCATCAACAGCAAGATCGCCCACCGTTACCTGCGCCTGCTCGAGCGCTGTTACCAGCACCTGGAAGCCGAGCCGAATCCGGCGCGCGAGGCGATCCTGGCCACCAGGCCGGCCGACTACCTGCGGGACGAGCCCACGCGGGCCCTGTCGGACGAGCAGCTGCGCCGCTTCTTCGACGCCCTGCCCTCGACGCCGGTACGGGTGCGCCGGGTGACGCCCTTCGACGGCTGGAAGCGCCGGCGCGACCGCGCCATGCAGCTCACCATCGCGCTGGCCGGGCTGCGGGTTGCCGAGACGATCGGCCTGCTGCTGGGCGAGGTCGGGCAGCAGGCCGACCTCGACGGCGCCATCGAGCTGACCATCACCCCGCGCCAGAAGCATGAGACCAGCCACGAGCACGTCGCTCTGCTCCCGCGCGAAGGCGCCGCCGAGCTGCAGGCCTGGCTGAAGGAGCGCGCGGCAATGGGCATTCCGGGCGAGTTCGTCTTCCCTGCCAATGTCGAGGGACGCAAGATGATCAAGAAGACCGTCTACATGCAGGTCCGGGCCACGTTCGAGCGCGCCGGCATCGACCTGTCCCGTGCCGGCGGACGCACCTTGCGTAACACCTTCGCCCAGCGCAAACTGGCCGAGGGCGCCACACCCGACGAGCTCAAGGACACGCTCGGCCTGGCGCTGGAGCGCTCTGCCGCGGACTACCAGTACGCGCGGGTCAAGCCCGATCCCGGGCAATAG
- a CDS encoding DUF2946 family protein yields the protein MTARRFILLVLTIFALQLSWTAVAAYCEHESGRAAQHFGHHSSDADLHQASTDAKDPSSGSVKKSTLHSHCASCAHATLALDALPSVIWVLTAASVAPQASTLAYSSSYSARPERPQWFSVV from the coding sequence ATGACCGCCCGACGATTCATCCTGCTCGTGTTGACGATCTTCGCGCTCCAGCTCAGCTGGACCGCGGTCGCCGCCTACTGCGAGCACGAATCGGGCCGCGCCGCGCAGCACTTCGGCCACCATTCATCCGATGCGGACCTGCATCAGGCCAGCACGGACGCCAAGGATCCATCGTCCGGATCGGTCAAGAAATCCACCCTGCATTCCCACTGCGCCTCGTGCGCGCATGCCACGCTGGCGCTGGATGCGCTGCCAAGCGTGATCTGGGTGCTCACCGCGGCCAGCGTCGCGCCGCAGGCAAGCACCCTCGCCTATTCCTCCTCGTATTCCGCTCGTCCCGAGCGGCCCCAGTGGTTCTCCGTCGTCTGA
- a CDS encoding DUF3703 domain-containing protein: MAAARHCYHAGSEAAAMAHLERAHVLGQRHVAPHVRTHYWMLKIGLRRGAPRQVWGQLLRIVLGALGSALGIVPTGNTGGTDIGMFRRLPLDPALRRLLDK; this comes from the coding sequence ATGGCTGCGGCCCGGCATTGCTATCACGCGGGCAGCGAAGCGGCCGCGATGGCGCATCTCGAACGCGCCCACGTCCTGGGCCAGCGCCACGTCGCGCCGCACGTGAGGACGCACTACTGGATGCTCAAGATCGGCCTGCGCCGCGGCGCGCCGCGCCAGGTCTGGGGACAGCTGCTGCGTATCGTGCTGGGCGCGCTCGGGTCGGCGCTGGGTATCGTGCCGACCGGGAATACCGGCGGCACGGACATCGGCATGTTCCGGCGGTTGCCGCTCGACCCGGCACTGCGGCGCCTGCTCGACAAGTGA
- a CDS encoding catalase: protein MDDTDRVLTTNQGVPLAQDQDSLKIGLRGPTAMEDFIFREKMTHFDHERIPERVVHARGSAAHGYFENYCDLSDITRASLFCKAGKRTPVFVRFSTVVGSRGSADTARDVRGFATKFYTDEGVFDLVGNNIPVFFIQDAMKFPDLVHAVKPEPNNEITQASSAHDTFYDFAGLSPEIFHMLMWVLSDRAIPRSFRMMQGFGVHSFRLINAKGETHLCKFHWTPLQGTYSLVWDEAVKVAGADPDFHRRDLWEAIESGNFPEWELGLQVFTEEQAAQFGVFDVLDPTKIVPEELVPVRPVGKLVLDRNPDNFFAETEQVAFCLAHLVPGIDFTNDPLMQGRIHSYIDTQLTRLGGPNFHEIPINSPVAKVHNNQRDGMHRQAINRGRVSYDPNSLAGGCPFQAGSRGFTSYPQHVDGSKVRGKPELFAEHYGQARLFWKSQTPVEQRHIVDAFRFELTRVQTPAIRKRIVAGLVNVDHGLAAAVAEQLGIEVPPPLPRVNDTPVPDYPLSPSLSLFAHPGKTGIRTRRVAILAANGVNGVAARRIYAALLEAGAQPRIVGQRLGEAHSSNDEALDIEVTVEATPSVMYDAVVIAPGSASVAALARDGRVLEFLRDAYRHDKPILALGAGRQLVAAANLPTTLPDGAPDPGLIQADTGELAAGLDAFEAALAQHKVYARETDPPRV from the coding sequence GTGGACGACACCGACCGGGTCCTGACGACCAACCAGGGCGTGCCGCTGGCGCAGGACCAGGATTCGCTGAAGATCGGCCTGCGCGGCCCGACCGCAATGGAAGACTTCATCTTCCGCGAAAAGATGACGCACTTCGACCACGAGCGTATCCCCGAGCGCGTCGTGCATGCGCGCGGCAGCGCCGCGCACGGCTATTTCGAGAACTACTGCGACCTGTCCGACATCACCCGCGCCTCCCTGTTCTGCAAGGCCGGCAAGCGTACGCCCGTGTTCGTGCGCTTCTCGACCGTGGTGGGCTCGCGCGGCTCGGCGGACACGGCGCGCGACGTGCGCGGCTTCGCTACCAAGTTCTATACGGACGAAGGCGTGTTCGATTTAGTCGGCAACAACATCCCCGTGTTCTTCATCCAGGACGCGATGAAGTTCCCGGACCTGGTCCACGCCGTCAAGCCGGAACCGAACAACGAGATCACGCAGGCGTCCAGCGCGCACGACACCTTCTACGACTTCGCCGGCCTGTCGCCCGAGATCTTCCACATGCTGATGTGGGTGCTGTCCGACCGGGCCATCCCGCGCAGCTTCCGCATGATGCAGGGCTTCGGCGTGCACAGTTTTCGCCTGATCAATGCGAAAGGCGAGACGCACCTGTGCAAGTTCCACTGGACGCCGCTGCAGGGCACCTACTCCCTGGTGTGGGACGAAGCCGTCAAGGTGGCCGGCGCCGACCCGGACTTCCACCGGCGCGACCTGTGGGAAGCGATCGAGTCCGGCAACTTCCCTGAATGGGAACTGGGCCTGCAGGTCTTCACCGAGGAGCAGGCCGCGCAATTCGGTGTGTTCGACGTGCTCGACCCCACCAAGATCGTGCCCGAGGAACTGGTGCCGGTGCGCCCCGTCGGCAAGCTGGTGCTGGATCGCAATCCGGACAACTTCTTCGCAGAGACCGAGCAGGTGGCGTTCTGCCTCGCGCACCTGGTGCCCGGCATCGACTTCACCAACGACCCGCTGATGCAGGGCCGCATCCACTCGTACATCGACACCCAGCTCACGCGCCTGGGCGGTCCGAATTTCCACGAGATCCCGATCAATTCCCCGGTTGCCAAGGTGCATAATAATCAGCGCGACGGCATGCATCGCCAGGCCATCAACCGCGGCCGCGTGTCGTACGACCCGAATTCGCTGGCGGGCGGCTGCCCGTTCCAGGCCGGTTCGCGCGGCTTCACCAGCTATCCGCAGCACGTCGACGGCAGCAAGGTGCGCGGCAAGCCCGAGCTGTTCGCCGAGCATTACGGCCAGGCACGCCTGTTCTGGAAAAGCCAGACGCCGGTCGAGCAGCGCCACATCGTCGATGCCTTCCGCTTCGAACTGACCCGCGTGCAGACGCCGGCAATCCGCAAGCGCATCGTTGCCGGACTGGTCAACGTCGACCACGGCCTGGCTGCCGCCGTGGCCGAGCAGCTGGGCATCGAGGTGCCGCCGCCGCTGCCGCGCGTGAACGACACGCCGGTGCCCGACTACCCGCTCTCGCCGTCCCTGTCGCTGTTCGCGCATCCGGGCAAGACCGGCATCCGCACGCGCCGGGTGGCGATCCTGGCCGCGAACGGCGTCAACGGCGTCGCCGCCAGGCGCATCTATGCCGCACTGCTGGAGGCGGGCGCGCAGCCGCGCATCGTCGGCCAGCGCCTGGGCGAAGCGCACAGCAGCAACGACGAAGCGCTGGATATCGAGGTGACCGTCGAGGCGACGCCATCGGTGATGTACGATGCGGTGGTCATCGCACCGGGCAGCGCCTCGGTCGCCGCCCTCGCGCGCGACGGCCGGGTGCTCGAGTTCCTGCGCGACGCCTACCGCCACGACAAGCCTATCCTGGCGCTGGGCGCCGGACGCCAGTTGGTGGCGGCGGCAAACCTGCCGACCACACTGCCCGACGGCGCGCCCGATCCCGGCCTGATCCAGGCGGACACCGGAGAACTGGCGGCGGGGCTGGACGCGTTCGAGGCGGCGCTGGCGCAGCACAAGGTGTACGCGCGCGAAACCGATCCACCTCGGGTGTGA
- a CDS encoding TolC family protein, giving the protein MHFTYFALGASVLFAQASLCAAQTAAHMSSTHALHHAVPTSDAPLHLDQAIAKTLQANPALRAAALEVTVANGLRRQAALFPNPDLSYVREGSERGTRTQTVQLSQVLELGGKRAARIRLAEREQDLAADGLAAAKLDLRSEVTIAYFEALASQERVRLAQASLDVATKAAVAAAKRVAAGRVSPVEQDRADIALASARIEQGQAQAAAQVALYRLAAYWGETSPPAHALVTPELDLTPPPPLAELERRLAHTPRLRRARTQVEREQAQVGVDRAQRMPDLTLVVGSKRDDQAGGSQAVVGLSVPLPLFSRNQGSLQASLARADQAQAEFEAELLRLHQELADAHQRAQLTSTEVRTMREQILPTAQRVFDATVAGFEAGKFGFLDVLDAQRTLLQIRTQYIQALHERYRAVADLDRFASDARENRTNP; this is encoded by the coding sequence ATGCATTTCACGTATTTCGCCCTCGGGGCGTCGGTGCTGTTTGCACAGGCGTCCCTCTGCGCGGCGCAGACGGCAGCCCACATGTCGTCCACGCATGCGCTCCATCATGCAGTGCCGACGTCAGATGCGCCGCTGCACCTCGACCAGGCCATTGCGAAGACACTGCAAGCCAACCCAGCCTTGCGCGCGGCGGCGCTCGAGGTGACAGTCGCGAACGGCCTACGCCGCCAGGCCGCGCTGTTCCCGAACCCCGACCTTTCCTACGTCCGCGAGGGAAGCGAACGCGGCACCCGCACGCAAACGGTCCAGTTGAGCCAGGTCCTCGAACTTGGCGGCAAGCGCGCCGCCCGCATCCGGCTCGCCGAGCGAGAGCAAGACCTTGCGGCCGACGGCCTCGCTGCCGCCAAACTCGATCTGCGCAGCGAGGTGACGATCGCCTATTTCGAGGCCCTGGCAAGCCAGGAGCGTGTCCGCCTGGCCCAGGCTTCGCTCGACGTGGCCACCAAGGCTGCGGTGGCGGCCGCCAAACGGGTCGCGGCCGGGCGCGTGTCGCCGGTCGAGCAGGACCGCGCGGACATCGCCCTGGCCTCGGCCCGGATCGAGCAGGGGCAGGCGCAGGCCGCGGCCCAAGTGGCCCTCTACAGGCTCGCCGCCTACTGGGGCGAGACCAGCCCGCCTGCGCATGCCCTCGTCACGCCCGAGCTTGACCTGACCCCGCCCCCGCCGCTCGCCGAGCTGGAGCGCCGGCTCGCGCATACGCCGCGTCTGCGCCGGGCCAGGACGCAGGTCGAGCGCGAGCAGGCGCAAGTTGGCGTCGACCGCGCGCAGCGCATGCCGGACCTGACCCTGGTGGTCGGCAGCAAGCGGGATGACCAGGCCGGCGGTTCACAGGCCGTCGTCGGCCTGTCGGTGCCGCTTCCCCTGTTCAGCCGCAACCAGGGCAGCCTGCAGGCATCGCTGGCGCGGGCCGACCAGGCTCAAGCCGAATTCGAGGCAGAGCTGCTACGTCTGCACCAGGAGCTGGCCGATGCCCATCAGCGCGCGCAACTCACCAGTACCGAGGTGCGCACCATGCGCGAGCAGATCCTGCCCACCGCCCAGCGGGTCTTCGATGCGACGGTGGCCGGTTTCGAGGCCGGGAAGTTCGGCTTCCTCGACGTCCTCGATGCGCAGCGCACCCTCTTGCAGATTCGCACCCAATACATCCAGGCGCTCCATGAGCGCTACCGGGCTGTCGCCGATCTTGACCGCTTCGCCAGCGATGCCCGTGAGAACAGGACCAATCCATGA